GTTGGAAATTTAACTTAGAAGGAGTCAGTAAGCTAAAACAGTTGGAAGAGTTACGCATTGAATATCCGCGGGGCAAACTTGTGAATATGATATCTTTGAATAACCTTGATATGTTGAAAAGGCTTTGTCTCAGGAGCAACAATATTGACAACAATGATATTCACTGCATATTCAGTGTTGGAacactggaggagttggCTATTACTGACACCATGCAACTGACAAATATCAGAGGAATCTCTCGCTTAACTAACCTAAAGTGTCTTGAGTTAAATTCCACAGATATTGATGATAGCTGTATTGGGGAAATAAGTGCATGTGTTAAACTGTCCAAACTGAGTGTATCTGAATGCAACAATATCACGGATGCAACCCCAATTTCACAACTTGCAGCGCTTGAAGAGTTGAATGTAAACAGCTGTTACCACATAACGAAGGGAATAGGAACACTTGGCATGTTGTTACGATTGCGTATGCTTGACTTGAGTGGTGTACCTGTGGAAGATAATTGTCTGAAGGATTTGTGTGACTGTGGATCGCTTGAAAGGCTGAACCTTTCTTATTGTATTCAGCTGACAGATATCAATCCACTCTCCAGCGCCACTGCTATTGAGGAATTGAACCTTAACGGTTGTCGCCGAATAACACGAGGGATAGGCGTTGTGTGGGCATTACCAAAGCTCCGTGTATTGCACATGAAGGATGTGCAGTTGGAAGATTCAGTTATTGGTTCACTAGGGAATGGTAACTCATTTGTAAGGCTCAGTCTTGAGAATTGCGCAGGCTTTGGTGATATGACACTCTTATCCAGCATTGTTACACTCGAGGAGCTGAATATTCAAAAATGTGCTGACATCATTAGTGGTGTGGGTTGCCTTGGTACACTACCATACCTGCGTGTGCTTAACGTAAAGGAGGTACACATCTCGTCCCTTGACTTTACTGGTATTGGTGCCTCAAAATCCCTTTTACAGTTAACTCTGGAGAGTATCACGGGACTGATTGATGTGGAAGCACTCGCCAACATTTTGACTCTGGAAAAACTAAGCCTTCACGGCTGCACGGGTATTGACGCAGGAATTGGATGTCTCGGAAACCTGCCACAGCTTAAAATGTTGGACCTGTCTGGCACAAATACCGACAATGAGTCTCTCAGAAGTTTATGCCTATCACAGACAATGGTGTCCCTCAACCTTTCCCATTGTtggaaaatgacaaatgtGTCCCATATTTCAAGCCTCGAGGCATTGAATGAACTGAATTTGAACAACTGTTTTGGAATAAATGCAGGATGGGAAGCAATTGAAAAACTTCAGCAGCTACATGTGGCAATCCTCTCGAATACACATATTACTGATAGAGACATATCCCATTTCAGCAAGTGCAAAAACCTTGTTACGCttgatctttctttctgcaaTAAGTTACTTGATGTTACAACTCTCTCTAACATCACTACGCTTGAGGAGTTGAATCTTGATAGTTGTTcaaacatcagaaaagggCTGAGCGTTCTTGGAGAGTTGCCACGGCTTTGTGTGCTGAACATAAAGGGTGTAGAGTTGGAAGATTCAGTTATTGGTTCACTAGGGAATGGTAACTCATTTGTAAGGCTCAGTCTTGAGCATTGCAAAGGTTTCGGTGATGTCACGCCTCTCTCAAACCTTGTTACACTTGAGGAACTGAATCTCCACTACTGTGACAAAGTAACCTCTGGAATGGGAACACTGGGCAGGCTACTGCAGCTTCGTGTACTGGATTTGGGACGGACACAAGTTGATAATAATTCCCTTGAGAATATCTGCACAAGCTCAATCCCACTTGTGTTATTAAATCTTTCGCATTGCAAGAAAATAACATCTATTTCTGCAATAGCTTCCCTTACAGCATTGGAGGAACTCAACATTGACAACTGCTGTAATGTAACATCCGGTTGGAATGTATTTGGCACACTTCACCAACTGCGTGTGGCCACACTGTCGAATACACGCATTAATGATGAAAACGTACGGTACGTTAGCGAGTGCAAGTCTTTGAATACACTCAACCTTGCGTTTTGCAAAGATATAACAGACGTCACAGCACTTTCTAAAATTACTATgcttgaggagttgaacCTTGATTGTTGCCATAACATCAGAAAAGGTATTGAAACTCTTGGAAAGCTTCCCAAGGCACGTATCCTAAGCATGAAGGAATGTTACATGGGAGACAGTGATGCGCAACAATGTTCCATCCTTGGGAATAGTAAGTCACTTGTGAAACTGAATCTTGAGAGGTCAATGGGATTCATATCTGTGAAAGCTCTCTCTAACATTGCGACGCTGGAGGAACTGGTACTTGATCATGCACGGGAAGTATGTTGCATACCGTCATTTTCCTGTCTGCCGCGTCTTCGAGTACTGAATCTGAAATATACGGATATCAATGGTGATGTAACTAAAAATATTTCCGAATCAAAATCGCTGCGATTACTCAACTTATCACATTGTAAATGGGTAACTGATATATCAGTATTATCTTCCCTATCGACACTGGAAGAGCTGAATGTTAGCTCCTGCTatggaataaaaaagggttGGGAGTCGCTCGGAAAGCTGCCTCTACTACGTGTAGCAATTCTATCTGATACTAACATCACCGCTAAAGATATAGCTTGCCTCAGCAGTTGCAAAACACTTGTGAAACTGCAGTTTTCTTGGTGTGAGGAGTTGTCAGATGTTACGGTGGTGTATGAGATTCAATCACTGGAGGAGCTGATAGTTAAGAAGTACTCAGACGGCCTAAAGGGACTAAATGCCCTTGGTACACTTCCACGGTTGCGTTTTCTCCATCTGCGAAATGTGAGAGGTAGTGATATATCTGTTGAATCTATTGGAACGAGCAAATCTCTCGTGAGGCTTAATATTGAAATGCGCGGGGAGTTAACAGACATAACACCCCTCTCCAACATCACATCCCTTGAGGAATTGTCATTGTGGGAATGCCGTGATACCCTGGAAGGAGCTTGGACACTTGAGAGGTTACCACGGCTTAGATCGCTGGATCTGGGTTTATCTGACATTAGCGATAGCACACTTTATTATATTTGTCTGTCCCGATTCATTACGTCACTCAACCTAACCTCCAGTTGGAAACTAACAGACATATCTGGTATATCAAAGCTTACGGCGCTGGAGGAATTGAATCTGAGAGGATGTCACCGCATAACTTCAGGCTGGGAAGCACTAAGCGAATTACCACGACTTCGTGTGCTCAACTTGGAATCCACCAGTGTTACGACGCGTGACGGTGGATATTATATCAGCAGATGCAAATCCCTCGTCACACTGAATATTCAATTGAGTGATATGACCGATGCTTCATGTCTTGCTAATATCAAgacactggaggagttgcatATAGGGGAATGCGACGAGCTAACGCAGGGGTTTAGTGCACTTTTCACTCTTCCGAGGTTACGCATTCTTAACCTTATGGGTTCTCTCATTACAGATGAAGATCTCAGAGAAATTCAACCACCCCATACCATTGAGGAGCTCAATCTTTCTTATTGTAAAAATCTTAATGATATTACACCACTTGGGAGAATAAAATCaattaaaaaattgcatCTCAGTCAGAGCCATGATGTCAGAAGGCTCAGAGAAGGATTCAGGAGTCTTTTGGAATTGCCATGTCTTTCTTGGGTTGATCTCAGGAACGTGTATGGCTGGTTTGATGTTTATGTTGaactgagaaaaagaagggtacATATCCGTTAATATGTGACCCATTGCTTCACTTTGTATAATTGTAACCACTTATTGCTAAGAACACGTTATTAAATTTAACAGCCCGCTCGAGTAGTTTGCTCACTGTAGACACCATTATTCGGACAGATACCAGTAACAATTCACATGGATGATATTGTATGTTACACTACCTTAAATACGAGAAATACGAGGATTTCATTACAGTTATTTGAGTGTTTCGTATTTTACTAAGTCATACCAATCATATATtgtgaagaataaagaacagttaggaaagtgtgtgtatgtatgcacAAGGCTTTTTTCTCAATGGAAATTTATATTTTAGTTGTAAGCGTAGTAATTATTGTATTATTCCCGTTCATATTACAACTATACCAAATGAAcatatcattattttatatGCCCTTCTAACTTTATGACTACacatccacacacatatatattgaattattattactatttctatcgttcttattgttattacatgAAACACAACATTCACATTTAATTTTTACTCATAACCACACccgaaaagtaaaagcactCAACATTCTACAGTACTGTATGCCTGTCAATGATATGAGGAAGTGAAGTTTATATACCATTAAAGTATGGTGAATATATCtcattattcttattattatttgttttactgaAAGAAATGACAGAGTGACTTTACAATTAATTATATCAGAGCAGCATCTTGTGCACCAAGTTCTTACATGGGAGAGGATAATACAACACATTACGTGTCTCgtgattcttttttacacttgCCACTGGTGTATCTACATTCTCAAACAGTGCGATTGAATGTTCTCTTTTCattaaaatattatattataacttgttgtatttgtttggttttgtaataacataatttattttattacatttcctttcagaATTATTTGTGCCTAATATTTGTGAAGATGTCATACAATCTGAATTCCCTTGCACAGCAAAGGGTTGTGTACCACATTAACCCATTAACATTTGTGCTACATGTGCATGGGAAAGTGTATTAAACATTTCACTGGTTTTGGgaaatattattttctttcttacaacATGATGCCTCAGTAGAACTGAAGGCGAGAGCAGAtcctttcattcattttattttccttttctcaccGTATCCGTATATGTTTATGACTTTCCAGAAAACACTGCTGAGGTAAATTATGTATTTCttcatatttactttttatttgacaATAACGAGCAAAGGatttcctcctcacacaCTTAAATTAATTAGACACTGCTGTTAGCTGATAAGTTACAGACAGCCGCACATTTAAGTTACACAAATCCACACCGATTcgaaatagtaaaatatcaaatgttatgtatttatttatttaagaaaaaaaaaagagacgaaaagAAGCGCTGCATCTGAAGCAAGATGCATGTGAAATCGAAGAACAACTGTCACTTGAATATCATATCCCCAAATTGTTTCGCTTACATTATTAGCAGTAAATGC
This region of Trypanosoma brucei brucei TREU927 chromosome 1, complete sequence genomic DNA includes:
- a CDS encoding leucine-rich repeat protein (LRRP), putative, with the protein product MKVRITDHNTFWHAPQLLPYNTSPPRLIHRLALLLKKKKHFLNTQHLKESETGTTMSGNQGRKRQRSSSPEQSEALKEPSTTEQNKLTTITITEETRDASNDETVVSLLNEHEKLIKQTTRLESSVKALRCFMSNLTAMSGERQGGVCDDTECIHRVTLYNAADNAFSDEGLYEGALSSLCGRIQAKKLTITLSKGWKFNLEGVSKLKQLEELRIEYPRGKLVNMISLNNLDMLKRLCLRSNNIDNNDIHCIFSVGTLEELAITDTMQLTNIRGISRLTNLKCLELNSTDIDDSCIGEISACVKLSKLSVSECNNITDATPISQLAALEELNVNSCYHITKGIGTLGMLLRLRMLDLSGVPVEDNCLKDLCDCGSLERLNLSYCIQLTDINPLSSATAIEELNLNGCRRITRGIGVVWALPKLRVLHMKDVQLEDSVIGSLGNGNSFVRLSLENCAGFGDMTLLSSIVTLEELNIQKCADIISGVGCLGTLPYLRVLNVKEVHISSLDFTGIGASKSLLQLTLESITGLIDVEALANILTLEKLSLHGCTGIDAGIGCLGNLPQLKMLDLSGTNTDNESLRSLCLSQTMVSLNLSHCWKMTNVSHISSLEALNELNLNNCFGINAGWEAIEKLQQLHVAILSNTHITDRDISHFSKCKNLVTLDLSFCNKLLDVTTLSNITTLEELNLDSCSNIRKGLSVLGELPRLCVLNIKGVELEDSVIGSLGNGNSFVRLSLEHCKGFGDVTPLSNLVTLEELNLHYCDKVTSGMGTLGRLLQLRVLDLGRTQVDNNSLENICTSSIPLVLLNLSHCKKITSISAIASLTALEELNIDNCCNVTSGWNVFGTLHQLRVATLSNTRINDENVRYVSECKSLNTLNLAFCKDITDVTALSKITMLEELNLDCCHNIRKGIETLGKLPKARILSMKECYMGDSDAQQCSILGNSKSLVKLNLERSMGFISVKALSNIATLEELVLDHAREVCCIPSFSCLPRLRVLNLKYTDINGDVTKNISESKSLRLLNLSHCKWVTDISVLSSLSTLEELNVSSCYGIKKGWESLGKLPLLRVAILSDTNITAKDIACLSSCKTLVKLQFSWCEELSDVTVVYEIQSLEELIVKKYSDGLKGLNALGTLPRLRFLHLRNVRGSDISVESIGTSKSLVRLNIEMRGELTDITPLSNITSLEELSLWECRDTLEGAWTLERLPRLRSLDLGLSDISDSTLYYICLSRFITSLNLTSSWKLTDISGISKLTALEELNLRGCHRITSGWEALSELPRLRVLNLESTSVTTRDGGYYISRCKSLVTLNIQLSDMTDASCLANIKTLEELHIGECDELTQGFSALFTLPRLRILNLMGSLITDEDLREIQPPHTIEELNLSYCKNLNDITPLGRIKSIKKLHLSQSHDVRRLREGFRSLLELPCLSWVDLRNVYGWFDVYVELRKRRVHIR